The sequence CTCGACAAAACCATGTGAATTTCTCATCCGAAATGTGTTATGGGAATCGGCGTCCAGCCTGCACCACACAAGAACTTTGGATGGGAGGAAATACATGGGTCGGGGGGTGTTTCATGAGCGATGGGCTGTCAGGGTATCGATTATCATGTGCTTGCTCGGTGGGCCGGCATACGCGGCTGATTCAAGCGAGAAGAAGATGGATCACGCCACGCCAAATGATGTGCTGGATTGTCGGTACCAGCAACCTGACCGTGGGGAAATGGACAGTGAATGGTTTCCTCAGGATGATCTTTTTCGTCCGCTCTTGGCCGATCCCAAACAACCGCAGTTCTTTGCCCTCTGGCAATCCCAGCAATCACGCATAGAACGCACCAATGCGAACATCGGGTCGATCGGCGTCGGAGAAAATTTTGGGTTTTATACGAGGCGTACAGGATGCAATGGATGGCAGATTAGTCTCCTGACCGGCATTTTCGCGCAATTTGACCTCGATACGTCGAATTCGGAACTCATTAATATCGATTTCAACGTCGGCGTGCCGATCACCTGGCGTCAGGGAAACTGGTCTGCGCGCTTACGTTTTTATCATCAGAGTAGTCACATCGGAGATGAGTTCTTGGGGTCACATCCTGGCTTTCAATCAATCGGTCTTCAGTATGAAGAAGTCGATCTGATTCTGTCCTATGATTTCAAAAAATGGCTGCGGTTCTATGGCGGGGCTGCGATGATGGTCAACCGCCAACCGTCCACGATCGACCGGTGGACCGGGCAATGGGGATTTGAAGCGCGAACACCACGGCCACTGGCGCGGTCCTATGTTTTCGGTTTGCTCTCGAATCCGCTCCTCTTTTCACCCGTCTTGACGGCGGACTTTAAGTCCGTTGAGGAGCAGGGCTGGCACATCAATACCAATTTGCTGATGGGCTTCGATATGTCTCGGGTCGGATCTTTTAAGCGTCTTCGGATTCTTTTCAACTACTATCACGGCTATAAT is a genomic window of Candidatus Nitrospira kreftii containing:
- a CDS encoding hypothetical protein (conserved exported protein of unknown function), encoding MGRGVFHERWAVRVSIIMCLLGGPAYAADSSEKKMDHATPNDVLDCRYQQPDRGEMDSEWFPQDDLFRPLLADPKQPQFFALWQSQQSRIERTNANIGSIGVGENFGFYTRRTGCNGWQISLLTGIFAQFDLDTSNSELINIDFNVGVPITWRQGNWSARLRFYHQSSHIGDEFLGSHPGFQSIGLQYEEVDLILSYDFKKWLRFYGGAAMMVNRQPSTIDRWTGQWGFEARTPRPLARSYVFGLLSNPLLFSPVLTADFKSVEEQGWHINTNLLMGFDMSRVGSFKRLRILFNYYHGYNPYGQFFYSQKTESFGAGAYFMF